One genomic segment of Desulfuromonas acetoxidans DSM 684 includes these proteins:
- the era gene encoding GTPase Era, translating to MTDSTRTESTFRSGFVSIVGRPNVGKSTLLNQILGQKIAITANKPQTTRNRILGIHSEDNAQVLFLDTPGIHKATGKLNQYMVDQALSACRGVDVVVFLVEATDRVGGGDDFILDVLAQSDIPVVLVINKVDLVEKDKLLPLIAQYAERFDFKEIIPLSALNGSGVERLVASVRDMLPEGPPYYPEEMVTDLPERFIVGEMIREKILRKTHQEVPYGVAVQVDNFEERPGKNLIAIQATIYVGRDAHKRILVGKGGSMIKQLGQDARKEIEQFLDARVFLELFVKVKKNWMDSERFLREFGYE from the coding sequence GTGACAGATTCAACCCGAACAGAGTCCACTTTCCGATCCGGATTTGTATCGATTGTCGGTCGACCCAATGTGGGGAAATCCACATTGCTCAATCAGATCCTTGGTCAGAAAATCGCCATTACAGCCAATAAGCCACAGACCACCCGTAACCGGATTCTCGGTATCCACAGCGAGGACAATGCCCAAGTATTATTCCTCGATACTCCGGGTATTCACAAGGCAACCGGTAAGCTCAACCAGTACATGGTTGACCAGGCGTTATCCGCCTGCCGTGGTGTTGATGTGGTGGTGTTTCTGGTTGAAGCCACTGACCGGGTCGGTGGTGGTGATGATTTCATTCTTGATGTGCTTGCACAGAGCGACATCCCGGTTGTGCTGGTGATCAATAAAGTCGATCTGGTGGAAAAAGACAAGTTGCTGCCTTTAATCGCCCAGTATGCTGAACGCTTTGACTTTAAAGAGATCATTCCGTTGTCGGCCCTTAATGGCAGTGGCGTGGAGCGCCTGGTGGCGTCGGTTCGAGACATGCTTCCCGAAGGCCCACCCTACTACCCTGAAGAGATGGTCACGGATTTGCCGGAGCGGTTTATTGTCGGCGAAATGATTCGTGAGAAAATTTTGCGCAAAACCCATCAGGAGGTGCCGTATGGGGTTGCAGTGCAGGTCGATAATTTTGAAGAGCGGCCCGGCAAGAACCTGATCGCGATTCAGGCGACCATTTATGTGGGTCGTGATGCGCATAAACGGATTCTGGTTGGTAAGGGCGGCAGCATGATCAAGCAGCTTGGTCAGGACGCCCGCAAGGAAATTGAACAGTTCCTTGATGCGCGGGTGTTTCTTGAACTGTTTGTTAAAGTGAAGAAAAACTGGATGGATTCTGAGCGCTTCTTGCGCGAGTTCGGGTACGAATAA
- the der gene encoding ribosome biogenesis GTPase Der: MSVVAIVGRPNVGKSTLFNRILGERKAIVEDYPGVTRDRNYADVTRYDKPFTLIDTGGFEPVSEVRMLVQMREQSQLAIEEADVILFVMDGRDGLTPSDEEVAEMLRRVDKPVLFVVNKVDGDKQEEQAAEFYSLGIEHFFVTSAEHGRGMGELMAAILDELPEVKTVEDDSAEVRLAVIGRPNVGKSSLVNKLLGYERVVANPTAGTTRDSVDTPFTYNNQRYVLIDTAGIRRKGKVSQKLEKYSVVQALKGMDRAHVVMVVIDAEEGITEQDLTIAGYAYDRGRAVVLVVNKWDTLTKDNQTMKKFTDEVRGQFKFLSFAPIMFVSALTGQRVAKIMETVEDVAQQFNRKISTAELNRVLKQAEEAHPPAMYHGKRVKLFYITQTAVRPPSFTIFVNKEKGVHFSYRRYLANKIRQPFGFSGCPIRITYRDREH; the protein is encoded by the coding sequence ATGTCTGTCGTCGCCATTGTCGGCCGCCCCAATGTGGGTAAATCAACCTTGTTTAACCGCATTCTCGGCGAACGCAAAGCCATTGTTGAAGATTATCCCGGTGTGACCCGGGATCGTAATTATGCCGATGTGACTCGTTACGATAAGCCGTTCACACTGATTGATACGGGCGGTTTTGAACCGGTCAGTGAAGTGCGTATGCTGGTGCAGATGCGTGAGCAGTCGCAATTGGCCATTGAAGAGGCCGATGTCATCCTGTTTGTCATGGATGGTCGCGATGGTTTGACGCCGTCCGATGAAGAGGTTGCCGAAATGTTGCGCCGGGTCGATAAGCCGGTGTTGTTTGTCGTCAATAAGGTTGATGGCGACAAGCAGGAAGAGCAGGCGGCTGAATTCTATTCCTTGGGCATTGAGCATTTTTTCGTTACCTCGGCAGAGCATGGTCGTGGCATGGGCGAGCTCATGGCCGCGATTCTTGATGAGTTGCCTGAAGTGAAAACTGTCGAGGACGATAGTGCTGAGGTGCGACTGGCAGTGATTGGGCGCCCCAATGTCGGCAAGTCCTCTTTGGTTAATAAGCTGCTTGGTTACGAACGCGTGGTGGCAAACCCGACGGCGGGAACCACGCGCGATAGTGTCGATACCCCCTTTACTTACAATAATCAGCGTTATGTGCTGATTGATACGGCCGGAATTCGACGTAAGGGAAAAGTCAGCCAGAAACTTGAAAAGTATTCCGTGGTTCAGGCCCTCAAAGGGATGGATCGGGCGCATGTGGTGATGGTGGTGATCGATGCCGAAGAGGGGATTACCGAACAGGATCTGACCATTGCCGGCTATGCCTATGACCGCGGCCGGGCCGTGGTGCTGGTTGTCAATAAGTGGGATACTCTGACCAAAGATAACCAGACCATGAAAAAGTTTACTGACGAAGTCCGTGGCCAATTTAAATTTTTGTCTTTTGCGCCGATTATGTTTGTTTCCGCGCTGACCGGCCAGCGCGTGGCCAAAATTATGGAGACAGTTGAGGACGTGGCCCAGCAGTTTAACCGCAAGATCTCCACAGCGGAGTTGAACCGGGTTCTCAAGCAGGCTGAGGAGGCTCACCCACCGGCCATGTATCATGGCAAGCGGGTTAAACTGTTTTATATTACCCAGACAGCGGTGCGGCCGCCGAGCTTTACCATCTTTGTCAACAAAGAGAAAGGGGTTCATTTCTCTTATCGCCGCTACCTTGCGAATAAAATCCGCCAGCCGTTCGGTTTTAGTGGCTGTCCGATCCGGATTACCTATCGCGATCGGGAGCATTAA
- a CDS encoding response regulator, producing the protein MAKRTILVVEDEESLLKLESILLTSKGYEVIGVPNGLAALDVLDKEKVDLVLLDIMLPEIDGFEVCRRIKNNPETQKLPVIMLTAKKSHEDMSRGDEVGADWYVTKPFKSAKVIETIERFIEGAP; encoded by the coding sequence GTGGCGAAACGAACCATACTTGTTGTTGAAGATGAAGAAAGTTTGTTGAAGCTCGAAAGTATTCTGCTGACCTCCAAGGGGTACGAAGTTATTGGTGTTCCCAACGGATTAGCCGCATTGGATGTGTTGGACAAAGAGAAGGTCGACCTGGTTCTGCTCGATATCATGCTACCTGAGATCGATGGCTTTGAAGTCTGTCGTCGCATCAAGAACAACCCGGAAACCCAGAAGTTGCCGGTCATTATGCTGACCGCTAAGAAGAGTCATGAAGATATGTCTCGCGGAGATGAAGTGGGTGCCGATTGGTATGTCACCAAGCCTTTTAAGTCAGCAAAGGTGATTGAGACCATCGAACGATTCATCGAAGGGGCTCCCTAG
- the infA gene encoding translation initiation factor IF-1 encodes MAKEEAIEVEGTVIEPLPNAMFRVKLDNDHVVLAHISGKMRKFYIRILPGDRVTVELSPYDLTRGRITYREK; translated from the coding sequence TTGGCAAAGGAAGAAGCAATTGAAGTAGAAGGTACAGTCATTGAGCCACTGCCCAATGCCATGTTTCGCGTCAAGCTAGATAACGACCATGTTGTTCTAGCCCACATTTCCGGGAAAATGCGCAAATTTTATATCCGCATTCTGCCTGGTGACCGTGTCACGGTTGAGTTGTCACCTTACGATTTGACGCGCGGCCGGATCACTTACCGGGAAAAATAA
- the leuS gene encoding leucine--tRNA ligase — translation MEERYEPIGIELAWQKAWADSNKFSVSEKSDKEKFYLLEMFPYPSGRIHMGHVRNYSIGDVVARFKRLQGYNVLHPMGWDAFGMPAENAAIQHGIHPAKWTVENIANMRLQLKRMGLSYDWDREFATCDVDYYKWEQLIFLKMFEKGLAYKKSSSVNWCPTCQTVLANEQVEDDACWRCGTVVEDKELDQWFFKITNYAQELLDEIDKMAGWPDSVLTMQRNWIGRSTGCEVAFPLENTLDKIKVFTTRQDTLYGATFMSLAPEHPKALELTTDDQREAVEAFIAKVRTQDKKNRTSEDFEKEGVFTGSYCINPLTRRKMPIYLANFVLMDYGTGAVMAVPTHDQRDFEFAKKYDLPLVVVIQPEDENIDPETMAEAWTGPGKMVNSDRFDGLDNEAAKEQIADYLAKEGIGEKTVNFRLRDWGVSRQRYWGTPIPIIYCDQCGVVPVPEKDLPVVLPTDVEFTGEGGSPLAKHKEFYTVSCPQCGEVARRETDTFDTFVESSWYFARYACPDFASGPIDRAAAEYWLPVDQYIGGVEHAVMHLLYARFFTKVMRDLGLMDVDEPFTNLLTQGMVCKETQSCPEHGWLYPEQVENGKCTQCGKPVTIGRTEKMSKSKMNVVDPDKLIATYGADTARLFSLFAAPPEKDLEWNDQSVEGCYRFLNRVWRAVYDNQDILKNAAAPETEGDAKALRRMTHRTIKKVTEDIDGRFHFNTAIAAVMELVNAIYGFEKKAEYPGAVKEALEAAVRLLAPFVPHVTEELWANLGHEEDLETAGWPEYDTAAMVEDEKLIVIQVNGKVRSKITVSASAGKDEVEKAALADETVQRFIGDGTVRKVIVVPGKLVNVVAS, via the coding sequence ATGGAAGAGCGTTACGAACCGATCGGTATTGAACTGGCCTGGCAAAAAGCCTGGGCCGATTCCAATAAGTTTTCTGTATCTGAAAAATCGGATAAGGAAAAATTCTATCTTCTGGAGATGTTCCCGTATCCCTCCGGTCGAATTCACATGGGCCACGTCCGCAACTACTCCATTGGTGATGTCGTTGCGCGATTCAAGCGTCTGCAAGGCTACAATGTCCTTCATCCCATGGGCTGGGATGCCTTCGGCATGCCGGCGGAAAATGCCGCCATTCAGCATGGCATCCACCCGGCCAAATGGACGGTTGAGAACATTGCCAATATGCGTCTGCAGCTCAAGCGCATGGGGCTGTCCTACGATTGGGATCGTGAGTTTGCCACCTGTGATGTCGACTACTACAAGTGGGAACAGCTGATCTTTCTCAAGATGTTTGAGAAAGGGCTGGCTTACAAGAAGAGTTCGTCGGTGAATTGGTGTCCGACCTGTCAGACCGTTCTGGCCAATGAGCAGGTGGAAGACGATGCCTGCTGGCGTTGTGGCACGGTGGTGGAAGATAAAGAACTCGATCAGTGGTTCTTTAAAATCACCAATTATGCCCAGGAGCTGCTTGACGAGATCGACAAAATGGCTGGCTGGCCGGATTCCGTCCTGACCATGCAGCGCAACTGGATCGGTCGCAGCACTGGTTGTGAAGTTGCCTTTCCACTGGAAAATACCCTCGATAAAATCAAGGTTTTCACCACCCGGCAGGACACCCTGTACGGTGCCACGTTTATGAGCTTGGCCCCCGAGCATCCCAAAGCACTGGAGCTGACTACCGATGACCAGCGCGAGGCGGTGGAAGCGTTTATTGCCAAGGTGCGTACTCAGGATAAAAAGAATCGCACCAGTGAAGACTTCGAAAAAGAGGGGGTCTTTACCGGTTCCTACTGCATCAATCCGCTTACACGGCGCAAAATGCCGATCTATCTGGCTAACTTTGTTTTGATGGACTACGGTACCGGCGCGGTTATGGCCGTTCCGACCCATGATCAACGAGACTTCGAATTTGCCAAAAAATACGATCTGCCGCTGGTGGTGGTGATTCAGCCGGAAGATGAGAACATCGATCCGGAAACCATGGCCGAAGCCTGGACAGGACCCGGCAAGATGGTCAATTCGGATCGCTTTGACGGCCTCGATAACGAAGCTGCCAAAGAACAGATTGCCGATTACCTGGCCAAAGAGGGGATTGGCGAGAAAACCGTTAACTTCCGTCTGCGTGATTGGGGCGTTTCGCGTCAACGTTACTGGGGCACACCGATTCCCATCATCTATTGTGATCAGTGCGGTGTGGTTCCGGTGCCGGAAAAAGATCTGCCGGTAGTTCTGCCTACCGATGTTGAATTTACCGGTGAAGGTGGTAGTCCGCTGGCTAAGCATAAAGAGTTCTATACGGTCAGTTGTCCGCAGTGTGGTGAAGTGGCGCGACGCGAAACCGATACGTTTGACACCTTTGTTGAGAGTTCCTGGTATTTCGCCCGCTATGCCTGCCCTGATTTTGCTTCCGGACCCATCGACCGTGCCGCAGCGGAATACTGGTTGCCGGTGGATCAATATATCGGCGGTGTTGAACATGCGGTCATGCATCTGCTTTATGCGCGTTTCTTCACCAAGGTGATGCGCGATCTGGGATTGATGGATGTCGATGAGCCGTTTACTAACCTGCTCACTCAAGGCATGGTGTGCAAGGAGACCCAATCCTGCCCTGAGCATGGCTGGCTGTATCCTGAACAGGTGGAAAACGGTAAATGTACTCAGTGTGGCAAACCGGTGACCATTGGTCGTACCGAAAAGATGAGTAAGTCGAAGATGAACGTTGTTGATCCTGACAAACTCATTGCCACGTATGGTGCCGATACGGCACGTCTGTTCTCACTGTTTGCCGCTCCTCCGGAAAAAGACCTCGAATGGAATGATCAGAGTGTTGAAGGGTGTTACCGTTTCCTAAATCGAGTGTGGCGGGCCGTCTATGACAACCAGGATATTCTCAAAAATGCCGCTGCTCCAGAGACCGAGGGCGATGCCAAGGCATTGCGTCGCATGACTCATCGCACCATCAAAAAGGTGACTGAAGACATTGATGGCCGTTTCCATTTCAATACGGCGATTGCCGCAGTTATGGAGTTGGTTAACGCGATTTACGGTTTCGAAAAGAAAGCCGAGTATCCCGGTGCGGTAAAAGAAGCTCTGGAAGCCGCGGTTCGTTTGTTGGCACCATTTGTTCCTCATGTTACTGAAGAGTTGTGGGCTAACCTGGGGCATGAAGAGGATTTGGAAACCGCTGGTTGGCCAGAGTATGATACGGCTGCCATGGTCGAGGACGAAAAGCTTATCGTCATCCAGGTTAACGGCAAAGTACGCTCCAAGATCACGGTTTCCGCGTCAGCCGGCAAGGATGAGGTCGAAAAGGCCGCTCTGGCCGATGAAACGGTCCAGCGCTTCATTGGTGACGGCACGGTGCGTAAAGTGATCGTGGTTCCCGGTAAACTGGTTAATGTGGTGGCATCATGA
- the lptE gene encoding LPS assembly lipoprotein LptE yields the protein MRRLTLLLIGITLLVCACGYHLPGRGDALPEDIQTVYVEPFQNKTTEPFLETPLTNEVRDQFSRRRTVEIVASADLADAILTGTIVSYRASTVSYDRNDDITEYRATMIVDAVLTRANGEEVIWQGTVSWKEEFYANDDRAQQDYNETLAQEDLHRRLAQELYNSLTDNF from the coding sequence ATGAGACGTCTGACGCTCCTGCTTATCGGCATCACGTTGTTGGTCTGTGCGTGTGGCTACCATCTGCCGGGACGTGGCGATGCGTTGCCGGAAGATATCCAGACGGTCTATGTGGAACCGTTTCAAAATAAAACGACCGAGCCGTTTCTGGAAACACCGCTGACCAATGAAGTGCGTGACCAGTTTTCCCGCCGCCGTACGGTGGAAATTGTCGCCAGCGCTGATCTGGCTGATGCGATTCTCACCGGCACCATTGTCAGCTACCGCGCCAGCACTGTTTCTTATGATCGCAACGATGATATCACTGAATATCGTGCGACTATGATCGTTGATGCGGTTCTGACGCGGGCCAATGGCGAGGAAGTGATCTGGCAGGGTACTGTGAGTTGGAAAGAGGAGTTCTATGCCAATGATGATCGTGCTCAGCAGGATTACAACGAAACACTGGCTCAAGAAGACCTGCACCGTCGTCTGGCTCAGGAACTTTATAACAGTTTGACCGATAACTTCTGA
- the holA gene encoding DNA polymerase III subunit delta, which yields MTPADLNKAISANKLPSLLFLYGEEAFLLEQSLKHLLNTAVDPATRDFNLLVLSGKDADPTLVMDTARTFPAFAERRVVVIKQAQDLSAGTLDALVPYIQEPAAECCLVFCANRIDKRKKFFQSFKKTGELIEFKPLFANKIPAFVRDQARQFGKQFSEDGLSLFCKRVGTYLTEIHGELLKLASYLGDKPVIDVDDVAAVVCDTRVDSIFDLTDVVGARKLPQALTLSERLQLEGEAPLKILAMLTRHFRQLWKTRSLLEQGASQQDVAKAVRINPYFVERIMRQSRQFDMATYPKAFELFLQMDLAMKSSGAHPQALLQKLLTDLVYLS from the coding sequence ATGACTCCGGCCGATCTGAATAAAGCCATTAGTGCCAACAAGCTTCCTTCCCTGTTGTTTCTCTACGGGGAGGAAGCTTTTCTGTTGGAACAATCCCTCAAACATCTTCTTAATACTGCCGTAGACCCGGCAACGCGTGATTTCAACCTACTGGTTCTTTCCGGTAAGGATGCGGACCCGACTCTGGTCATGGATACCGCCCGAACCTTTCCGGCGTTTGCCGAGCGGCGAGTGGTCGTTATCAAACAGGCTCAGGATCTTTCCGCAGGGACACTGGACGCATTAGTTCCTTACATTCAGGAACCTGCTGCCGAATGTTGTCTGGTGTTTTGCGCCAACCGGATCGATAAACGGAAGAAATTTTTCCAGAGTTTCAAGAAAACCGGTGAACTGATCGAGTTTAAGCCGCTGTTCGCCAATAAAATTCCAGCGTTTGTGCGTGATCAGGCGCGCCAGTTCGGCAAACAGTTCAGTGAAGATGGTTTGTCGTTGTTCTGTAAACGGGTAGGAACCTATCTGACGGAAATACACGGCGAGTTGCTGAAGTTGGCCAGTTACCTGGGAGACAAACCCGTCATTGACGTTGATGATGTGGCGGCCGTTGTTTGTGACACCCGGGTGGACAGCATTTTTGATCTGACCGATGTGGTTGGTGCACGCAAGCTGCCGCAAGCGTTAACGCTAAGCGAACGTCTGCAACTTGAAGGGGAAGCCCCGCTGAAAATTCTCGCCATGCTGACGCGTCATTTCCGTCAGTTATGGAAAACCCGGTCTTTGTTGGAGCAAGGGGCATCTCAGCAGGATGTGGCTAAAGCCGTGCGCATTAATCCTTATTTTGTTGAGCGGATTATGCGCCAATCGCGCCAATTTGACATGGCAACCTATCCGAAAGCGTTTGAACTGTTTTTGCAGATGGATCTGGCCATGAAGTCGAGTGGCGCTCATCCTCAGGCTTTGCTCCAGAAGTTGCTGACAGATCTGGTGTATCTGAGCTAA
- the rpsT gene encoding 30S ribosomal protein S20 produces the protein MANHKSALKRNKQSIVRRDRNTQARSTMRTMVKNVRLAVAEQNKDAATAALTQAVPYIDKMATRGIIHKATASRKISRLTKLVNTLA, from the coding sequence ATGGCTAATCATAAGTCTGCCCTGAAGCGTAACAAGCAAAGCATCGTTCGTCGTGACCGCAACACTCAAGCCCGTTCCACCATGCGCACCATGGTCAAGAATGTTCGCCTGGCTGTTGCTGAACAGAACAAAGACGCAGCGACCGCGGCTCTGACCCAAGCGGTTCCCTACATTGACAAAATGGCAACTCGCGGCATCATTCACAAAGCGACTGCCAGCCGTAAGATCAGCCGTCTGACCAAACTGGTCAACACTCTCGCCTAA
- the murJ gene encoding murein biosynthesis integral membrane protein MurJ, which translates to MSEQRKITLAAGILSLATLISRFAGLARDMVIATLFGAGLGSDAFFMAFTIPNLLRRFFAEGSLTAAFVPTFSQVREQQGEQAAQRVMVLCWSLLATVMVVVTMLGIVLAPGLVQMIAHGFGEIAGKLELTVSLTRIMFPYIFFVSLLALLTGVLNVYGHYFVPAISPLVLNLAMISSALLLHHRFVMPIEALAWGVITGGVLQLTMTLPVLRRYGLRLGWQWNWHDSTVRRIILLMVPGIAGVAIYQINVVVTRLLSSFLEQGSVSYLYYGQRLFEFPQGIFIVSLAQAVLPTMSRQAAAGEVDEVKRSLRYALSLIVLVTLPAGVGLIVCAEPIFSQLFMQGAFGFADVQQTALALAAYAPGLVFVGISRVIVPTFYALQDTRTPVWISFWTLLANVAFGLLLMGQFQHIGLAAALTLSSVVNSVILLVMLRRKIGRLGLKALWVTNLKALLACAVMAVVVDRVLLLGEWSAGLTPVNAMILSGSIVGGVASYLLVGRLVKIAELKELQAIVQRKLRRG; encoded by the coding sequence ATGTCGGAACAAAGAAAAATTACACTGGCAGCCGGAATACTCAGTCTGGCAACTCTGATCAGCCGTTTTGCCGGATTGGCGCGGGATATGGTGATCGCCACTCTGTTTGGTGCCGGGCTCGGCAGTGATGCCTTTTTTATGGCGTTCACCATACCGAACCTTTTGCGACGTTTTTTCGCTGAAGGCTCGCTGACCGCAGCTTTTGTACCGACTTTCAGTCAGGTGCGTGAACAACAGGGAGAACAGGCCGCGCAGCGGGTGATGGTGTTGTGCTGGTCTCTGCTGGCCACAGTTATGGTTGTCGTGACCATGCTCGGCATTGTTCTGGCCCCAGGGCTGGTACAGATGATTGCCCATGGTTTTGGGGAGATCGCCGGCAAACTGGAATTAACCGTTTCTCTGACCCGCATTATGTTTCCTTACATCTTCTTCGTCAGCCTGCTGGCGTTGTTGACCGGTGTGCTGAATGTCTACGGTCATTATTTCGTGCCGGCCATCTCTCCGTTGGTGCTTAATCTGGCAATGATTAGCAGTGCCTTGTTGCTCCATCACCGTTTTGTCATGCCCATCGAAGCACTGGCCTGGGGTGTCATTACCGGCGGCGTGTTGCAGTTGACCATGACGTTACCGGTGTTGCGACGCTATGGTCTTCGACTCGGCTGGCAATGGAACTGGCACGATTCCACAGTGCGGCGCATCATTTTATTGATGGTGCCGGGCATTGCCGGTGTCGCTATCTACCAGATCAACGTGGTGGTCACCCGGTTGTTGTCATCCTTTCTGGAACAGGGCAGCGTCTCCTATCTCTACTACGGCCAACGCCTGTTTGAATTTCCCCAGGGGATCTTTATTGTTTCGCTGGCTCAAGCCGTGTTGCCGACCATGAGCCGTCAGGCCGCCGCAGGCGAGGTGGATGAGGTCAAGCGGTCGCTGCGTTATGCGTTAAGTCTTATTGTCCTGGTCACGTTGCCCGCAGGCGTGGGGTTGATTGTCTGTGCTGAACCGATCTTCAGCCAGTTGTTCATGCAGGGCGCCTTTGGATTTGCGGATGTTCAACAAACCGCCCTGGCTTTGGCTGCCTATGCACCGGGTCTGGTGTTCGTCGGCATCAGTCGGGTGATCGTTCCGACGTTTTATGCACTTCAGGATACCCGGACCCCGGTGTGGATTTCGTTCTGGACATTGCTGGCTAATGTGGCTTTCGGTCTGCTGTTGATGGGACAATTCCAGCATATTGGTTTGGCGGCTGCCTTGACACTGTCCTCGGTGGTCAACAGCGTGATACTGCTGGTGATGCTGCGCCGAAAAATTGGCAGATTGGGCTTGAAAGCGCTGTGGGTGACGAACCTCAAAGCCCTGCTGGCGTGCGCTGTTATGGCGGTGGTGGTTGATAGGGTGTTATTGCTGGGAGAGTGGTCGGCCGGTTTGACGCCGGTCAACGCGATGATTCTTAGTGGGAGTATCGTCGGCGGTGTGGCCAGTTACCTGCTGGTTGGTCGTCTGGTGAAAATTGCCGAACTCAAGGAGTTGCAGGCCATTGTCCAGCGCAAACTGCGGCGGGGTTAA
- a CDS encoding tRNA (cytidine(34)-2'-O)-methyltransferase, whose amino-acid sequence MIDPPFHIVLVEPEIPPNTGNIARLCAGTQTHLHLVGKLGFSLDDRYLKRAGLDYWPHVPLHRWDSLEQLEQAYPEGRWWYTSKTAHLVHSQATFHPGDFIVFGKETKGLPKELLERHPQRCLRIPMSCDAVRSLNLSTSAGIVLYEALRQVGALENA is encoded by the coding sequence ATGATTGATCCGCCTTTTCATATAGTACTGGTGGAACCGGAGATCCCACCCAACACCGGTAATATTGCCCGATTGTGTGCCGGAACCCAGACCCATCTCCACCTGGTAGGCAAGTTGGGTTTTTCTCTGGATGACCGTTATCTGAAACGCGCCGGTCTCGATTATTGGCCCCACGTGCCTCTGCATCGCTGGGACAGTCTGGAACAACTGGAACAGGCCTACCCTGAGGGTCGCTGGTGGTACACCTCGAAAACCGCCCACCTTGTCCATAGTCAGGCGACGTTTCACCCGGGAGATTTCATCGTATTCGGCAAGGAGACCAAGGGACTGCCCAAAGAGCTGCTTGAGCGCCACCCGCAACGTTGCCTGCGCATCCCCATGAGTTGTGATGCCGTACGCAGCCTCAACCTGTCTACCTCGGCGGGCATTGTGCTCTACGAAGCTTTACGTCAGGTTGGTGCTCTGGAAAACGCTTAG
- a CDS encoding lysophospholipid acyltransferase family protein, with protein sequence MNKETLQNYLEAAPFFLFVGIARLLPRLWALKLGRQLGRASRFFQPKRVATARDNLRKAYPDKDSAWIESMIRKVFEHLGISSMEMLRLNHFTTRRDVDDHFTFDGLEHLQALKKQQQGAFLLTGHVGFWEAGTFFMPILGYPVDFVAKKIRNPFVDRFIQNQREGAGGRCLDSKKGARRIIRALTDQRMVCLLLDQHVSKKQGIVVNFFNRPAYATPIIPQIALKNQTPIVPVFVYRQEDYNYRVVIHPPLVFDGPATKQAVQDCTQKLTDIVEEAIRQQPDQWFWVHRRWRKSAERQTS encoded by the coding sequence ATGAATAAAGAAACCTTACAGAATTATCTTGAAGCGGCACCGTTCTTCCTGTTTGTCGGTATTGCCCGCCTGCTGCCCCGCCTGTGGGCACTCAAACTCGGGCGCCAGCTTGGACGTGCCAGCCGTTTTTTTCAGCCCAAGCGCGTGGCCACAGCGCGTGACAACCTGCGCAAAGCATATCCGGATAAAGACAGTGCGTGGATTGAGTCCATGATCCGTAAGGTGTTTGAACACCTCGGCATCAGCAGCATGGAAATGCTACGCCTCAATCATTTTACCACCCGTCGTGATGTCGATGACCATTTCACCTTTGATGGTCTGGAACATCTGCAAGCCCTCAAGAAACAACAGCAGGGAGCGTTTCTACTCACCGGTCATGTCGGTTTCTGGGAGGCGGGCACTTTTTTTATGCCGATTCTCGGCTATCCAGTCGATTTTGTCGCTAAGAAAATCCGCAACCCGTTTGTCGACCGCTTCATTCAGAATCAACGTGAAGGTGCCGGCGGTCGGTGCCTCGACAGTAAAAAAGGGGCGCGTCGCATCATCCGTGCCCTGACGGATCAGCGCATGGTGTGTCTGCTGCTTGATCAGCATGTCTCCAAAAAGCAGGGAATCGTCGTCAACTTTTTTAACCGGCCCGCCTACGCCACACCGATCATTCCACAGATCGCCCTGAAGAATCAAACACCCATCGTCCCGGTGTTTGTCTATCGTCAGGAAGATTATAATTACCGGGTCGTTATCCATCCGCCGCTGGTCTTTGACGGGCCGGCCACCAAGCAAGCGGTTCAGGACTGCACCCAAAAACTCACCGACATTGTTGAAGAAGCCATCCGCCAACAACCGGACCAGTGGTTCTGGGTGCACCGGCGCTGGCGCAAATCAGCAGAGCGACAGACATCATGA